The following coding sequences are from one Lycium ferocissimum isolate CSIRO_LF1 chromosome 3, AGI_CSIRO_Lferr_CH_V1, whole genome shotgun sequence window:
- the LOC132050868 gene encoding putative phytosulfokines 6, producing MRPTINFFIISLFITILISQTISARLLPTSYSDNNKIEVHGIIHSISTQEDDFTNLMGLEKCEDRNEACLNRRMIAEAHLDYIYTQNKPLP from the exons ATGAGGCCTACCATTAAtttctttatcatttcattGTTCATTACAATACTAATTTCCCAAACAATATCTGCACGTCTTCTGCCTACAAGTTATTCAG ATAACAACAAGATTGAAGTTCATGGGATTATTCATTCAATTTCGACACAAGAAGATGACTTCACTAAC CTCATGGGATTGGAGAAATGTGAAGACAGAAATGAAGCTTGTTTAAACAGAAGGATGATAGCTGAGGCTCACTTGGATTACATATATACTCAAAACAAGCCTTTGCCCTAA
- the LOC132049460 gene encoding polyadenylation and cleavage factor homolog 4-like — protein sequence MEMKSSRRSFDRSNLQSNLKKPRLTEDPIRAVNSGPTGPRFRAIDSWRDSENSGPYQQQHEELISEYKRALAQLTINSKPIITNLTIIAGENLRDAKAIAAVICGNILEIPSEQKLPSLYLLDSIVKNIGRDYIKHFAARLPEVFCKTYRQVEPSIHSGMHRLFVTWRKVFPPQQLQLIEKELGFATGINGSSSGMRRDDSKAQQTANSIHVNPKYLEARQCLQQPSRAKVSADDITPGDVQKPERGAASVGSGRSWVDISTKCVQKGELNERIREKTIGAAYGDPDYGSDLSRGPGLGLRITGEKFKEEGFDKSWYNSANGKILSQRNGLDLKHGFQSLSQDTANSDAYPQLKHSFANQSSTLMDRSWQSSDEEEYMWDDVNSAGKDQRASEDSYKSSLDNQHPRPQSISGLKADSEASADSLSREDKGKASSGNQMSSMWSDGARHSVSVRSTPDYPRGYLTSFSGLSTATNSIVGKSFQSQKGSSYVGTPSFGIAKTANGSRGPIMQPRETQVAAPPSLEPPKRELPPSPSVSTSNVDQVVNSLTREYQMQTESHAGPRMSQSLRRSNLDPRNQVFQDSLPMTSQSARLVSSQITQTPRYNPSSLISSLQEGHYVPLPKKIQQESPESESSSLTQKSIVTQPSGFADPSGNVPSILPGSESSGQTSMSSLLAAVMNSGVLGNRSSVGTPLNSHDKGPVSSQAAAPSPQSDRNASNPPNYSQRNGERPQLPPGPAPTLVGGASLQAPNVLNAASNPVANLLSSLVAKGLISASKEESPTSTPPQTPPETRFQSPPPASISSTPGVSASVSSPTFSTLNDELSLSKPAAKIPDALPQSTTESREVAFKPGVIRESNPGVISGLHDDVPHQCGICGLRLKLRVRLDRHLEWHALRNPDGKLLHNERKWYLNSVEWITGTGSLPHCGMLAGPIGGSSKLSECTEVMVPADEGQCICFLCGQFFEDSYDEESDKWMFKGAVYMNKSSNKSGIQNPIVHKNCISESSQNLKLRDDIKLELEA from the exons CAAGAGAGCATTAGCTCAGCTGACTATTAATTCGAAGCCGATTATTACCAACTTGACTATTATTGCTGGTGAGAATTTGCGCGATGCGAAGGCGATTGCTGCTGTGATCTGCGGGAACATACTTGAG ATTCCTAGTGAGCAAAAGCTGCCATCTCTCTATCTTTTGGACAGTATTGTGAAGAACATTGGGAGGGATTATATCAAGCATTTTGCTGCCAGGCTTCCTGAG GTTTTCTGCAAGACTTATAGACAGGTTGAACCTTCGATACACTCTGGGATGCATCGTCTTTTTGTAACCTGGAGAAAAGTATTCCCTCCTCAGCAACTTCAACTGATTGAGAAGGAGCTTGGATTTGCAACTGGCATCAATGGCTCTTCATCAGGAATGCGTAGAGATGATTCAAAGGCTCAACAGACTGCAAATAGCATTCATGTAAATCCCAAGTATTTGGAGGCAAGGCAGTGCCTACAGCAACCAAGCAGA GCAAAAGTATCAGCTGATGACATCACTCCAGGAGACGTACAGAAACCAGAGAGAGGAGCAGCCAGTGTAGGTTCTGGAAGATCTTGGGTTGATATTTCTACTAAG TGCGTTCAGAAAGGGGAGTTGAATGAGCGAATTCGCGAGAAAACTATAGGTGCAGCATATGGAGATCCTGATTATGGTTCTGATTTGTCAAGGGGTCCTGGCCTTGGATTAAGAATAACAGGTGAAAAGTTTAAGGAAGAGGGATTTGATAAATCTTGGTACAATTCTGcgaatggtaaaatattaagtCAAAGAAATGGCTTGGACCTTAAACATGGATTCCAAAGTCTATCCCAGGATACTGCAAACTCTGATGCATATCCACAACTGAAACACTCCTTTGCCAATCAAAGTAGTACTTTGATGGATCGGAGCTGGCAGAGTTCTGATGAAGAGGAGTATATGTGGGATGATGTCAATAGTGCAGGTAAAGATCAACGGGCATCTGAAGATTCATATAAATCT AGCTTAGATAATCAACATCCGAGACCCCAAAGCATATCTGGGTTAAAGGCTGACAGTGAAGCCTCGGCTGACTCTCTTTCGAGAGAAGACAAAGGGAAAGCATCTTCCGGGAATCAAATGTCATCGATGTGGTCAGATGGAGCTAGACATTCGGTTTCTGTTCGAAGTACTCCAGATTATCCAAGAGGTTATCTAACCTCTTTCAGTGGGTTGTCAACAGCTACAAACTCCATAGTTGGGAAATCTTTCCAGTCACAGAAAGGTTCAAGTTATGTGGGGACACCAAGTTTTGGGATAGCAAAGACAGCAAATGGATCCAGGGGACCCATAATGCAACCACGAGAAACTCAGGTAGCTGCCCCTCCATCGTTAGAGCCACCGAAGCGTGAGCTTCCTCCATCTCCATCAGTCTCAACTAGCAATGTTGATCAAGTAGTTAACAGTCTCACTAGAGAGTATCAGATGCAGACTGAATCTCATGCAGGTCCAAGAATGTCTCAATCTTTAAGAAGGTCAAATCTAGATCCCCGTAACCAAGTCTTCCAGGACTCTCTGCCAATGACATCTCAGAGTGCTCGGTTGGTTAGTTCACAGATAACACAGACTCCAAGATATAATCCATCTTCCTTGATTTCATCTCTTCAAGAAGGCCATTATGTTCCCCTTCCTAAGAAAATCCAGCAAGAAAGCCCCGAGTCTGAATCTTCCAGTCTCACCCAGAAATCAATAGTTACTCAGCCTTCTGGTTTTGCTGATCCTTCTGGCAATGTGCCTTCCATTCTTCCTGGTTCTGAATCCTCAGGACAAACGAGTATGAGCAGCTTGTTGGCTGCTGTTATGAACAGTGGAGTACTTGGTAATAGATCTAGTGTCGGCACGCCACTGAATTCTCATGATAAGGGGCCTGTGTCATCCCAAGCCGCTGCCCCATCTCCACAATCGGACAGAAATGCTTCAAATCCCCCAAATTATTCCCAGAGAAATGGAGAACGACCACAACTGCCACCTGGTCCTGCTCCAACTCTGGTAGGTGGTGCATCATTGCAGGCTCCAAATGTACTAAATGCTGCTTCTAATCCTGTTGCAAATCTTTTGAGTTCATTGGTGGCAAAGGGGTTGATATCTGCATCAAAGGAGGAGTCTCCAACTTCAACTCCTCCGCAGACACCTCCAGAAACTCGGTTCCAGAGTCCTCCACCTGCAAGCATCAGTTCAACTCCCGGTGTATCTGCTTCAGTTTCCTCACCCACTTTCTCAACTCTAAACGAtgagctctctctctctaaaccTGCTGCTAAAATCCCTGATGCCTTACCTCAGTCCACCACAGAATCGAGAGAAGTTGCATTTAAACCAGGTGTAATTCGGGAGTCAAATCCTGGTGTCATCAGCGGACTTCATGATGACGTTCCACATCAATGTGGCATATGTGGTCTTCGACTAAAGCTCCGAGTCCGACTTGATAGACACTTGGAATGGCATGCGTTGAGGAATCCAGATGGGAAACTGTTGCATAATGAAAGGAAATGGTATTTAAATTCTGTGGAATGGATTACTGGAACCGGTAGCCTCCCACACTGTGGTATGTTAGCAGGACCAATTGGAGGTTCTAGCAAACTGTCAGAATGCACTGAGGTGATGGTTCCGGCTGATGAAGGTCAGTGTATATGTTTCTTGTGTGGTCAGTTTTTTGAAGATTCTTATGATGAAGAGAGTGACAAGTGGATGTTCAAAGGAGCTGTCTACATGAATAAGTCATCGAATAAAAGCGGTATTCAGAATCCTATAGTCCACAAGAACTGTATATCAGAAAGTTCTCAGAATTTGAAGCTTAGGGATGATATAAAACTG GAATTGGAAGCCTGA